One Melitaea cinxia chromosome 17, ilMelCinx1.1, whole genome shotgun sequence genomic region harbors:
- the LOC123661512 gene encoding uncharacterized protein LOC123661512, producing the protein MEERWRALASHLPMTYLNLLTPTHYCILELVGKGRENGQMTIGMTNLNKIVKQPKLLFYNRNVLQKLGLIKNQYCTQVTGGKAMKCILLHLKRFHKPTLLTLPKVGKIHDMVKYLLDQPDHAEQNEVLIKKGLMTPQQSKRLQKAINVFGYEDREVKLERHVTGKSEKQKVFVRKRFMTLAAKSDESSQSDEEINDVPLKCQYKVGVTLMRQAYERFLEAGLNGLTQLEIAQLLGVEFYTSRTICRNFKARNIVREFLEDKGRQRTARYIAVAATKEVDKEYAKEKNKLLNYVNQRKNISNEKNATPTSEKTTDDGDYEVPLKKIKLEKKNNETEDCSEPDIEEIKVLEGFENVTESILTSKKNPTLRQLKFANGILKVINEIQYVIGFQTLSTLVSKEIDEPPMDTKALKVFVQKLVTDGQLKILKLKSPKNCNKYTFLVCSPHLKATDSIIKLKYKEICARREKNTKIKQRNQADISRPLTQYVYPRYLKIQKLHEFIIKFIYFSEVKPNPTYPLGFGSLFYILPEITVEFALGNINNIDMTEIDRMNLNDEIYATKIRDAPENLSRILLQSKGLQNSLRVGLKALAVLGLVQLIIQSSSITSGDGGLITYVFYVNRKATILDTSGKWPRQDVDTDVLEKSFCFNSMDDVTNYWNEVYTISTNTTINMSKRERYRLIHPMRNDYSVLEFDNGERYGDGLGPCGFDSSIFMDIPRLWRTYLVRNPLVTHKAQLKTKKSKNKIIIKKSTKIVPKSRNKIKTQKPVRDKVTEKVTKSKVVRTNRKGVDSQAVWSEFEDKIIMMCKAAITIMSPVSQPGCLRIRNTVAKDLLGIYDPKKTAATCHKRALTLESNSILTHEKDCIINELRSHRNLIKKYEGLLKVLRVRHHVNISRYINEARLPMMELVWLISQIEKTKPFLHRVPRIALSLNDFNDKFTITASSANQAYNMYKTPLTYEPEFATLKEAIILTVMMSLNHSLSTHTGKKIYMMYKPYSEATLRSAIEHLRKCGAIAAREKILNNHFNKINFNDLVQSSYKIAAAYKRKWINRLEGEFVDSLADIIDTNIPQKGLKGSCELNCLLCELCSCDSIDIVSDTIPVVMGSAGSVIQEERMNVIDIETKYKFKSGLVGWRNKKGFAEFGDLYKHIDYENALYLLSKDVVVNFKNKHDLDTSDVIVSCLLDKEEKGCTFSELQKLLSMEKFKLNSRLKKLENKGLIKRVGIYENRIVLTKFSKPYVLQIDSDISIIPTPWFNLEAQIQIDVFLKWAGVIMNKIFESPGCSVTYLSNIFEYISIRSVLDICIFLERCECIKLQFVESKECDLFTDNDDVPELCDYTCYDDPECILASPVRDSFTKYAFIRKRCIEKYTNDE; encoded by the exons ATGGAAGAAAGATGGAGGGCATTAGCATCACACTTACCAATGACATACCTGAATCTGCTGACACCAACACATTATTGCATTTTGGAACTTGTTGGGAAAGGGCGAGAAAAT GGTCAAATGACAATAGGAATGACAAACTTAAACAAAATAGTGAAGCAACCAAAGCTTTTATTCTACAATAGAAATGTACTACAGAAACTTGGTTTAATTAAGAATCAATATTGCACACAAGTTACTGGAGGAAAAGCAATGAAATGTATACTTCTCCATttaaaaagatttcacaaaccAACACTTTTAACCCTTCCAAAAGTTGGGAAAATTCATGACATGGTCAAGTATTTATTAGATCAGCCAGATCATGCTGAACAAAATGAGGTTCTGATCAAGAAGGGCTTAATGACTCCTCAACAGAGTAAGCGACTTCAGAAGGCAATAAATGTTTTTGGTTAT GAAGACAGAGAAGTGAAGTTAGAAAGACATGTTACTGGAAAAAGtgaaaaacaaaaagttttcgTCAGAAAAAGGTTTATGACACTCGCTGCAAAGAGTGACGAGTCATCTCAGTCAGATGAAGAGATCAACGATGTGCCTCTAAAATGTCAATATAAAGTAGGAGTTACATTAATGAGACAAGCATATGAAAGATTTTTAGAAGCCGGTTTGAATGGATTGACGCAACTTGAAATAGCGCAACTTCTAGGCGTCGAATTTTATACAAGTCGAACAATTTGCAGGAATTTTAAAGCAAGGAATATCGTTAGGGAGTTTTTAGAAGATAAAGGGAGGCAAAGGACAGCCAg GTACATTGCAGTAGCAGCAACGAAAGAAGTAGATAAGGAGTatgcaaaggaaaaaaataaacttttaaactaTGTAAACCAAAGAAAGAAtataagtaatgaaaaaaatgCAACACCGACATCAGAAAAAACCACAGATGACGGAGATTATGAAGTacctttgaaaaaaattaaacttgaaaagaaaaataatgaaactgAAGATTGTTCAGAACCCgacattgaagaaataaaagttttggAAGGATTCGAAAATGTTACAGAATCAATATTAACTTCTAAAAAGAATCCAACATTAAGACAGTTAAAATTTGCAAATGggattttaaaagtaataaatgaaattcAGTATGTTATAGGATTCCAAACCTTAAGTACTTTAGTTTCTAAGGAAATAGACGAGCCGCCAATGGATACCAAAGCCCTAAAAGTATTCGTACAGAAATTAGTTACAGATGGACAActaaaaattttgaaacttaAGAGTCCcaaaaactgtaataaatacaCGTTTTTAGTTTGTTCTCCTCATCTCAAGGCAACAgattctataataaaattaaaatacaaagagaTTTGCGCAAGAAGAGAAAAGAatacgaaaataaaacaaagaaatcaAGCAGATATCTCACGGCCATTGACGCAATATGTTTACCCAAGATatcttaaaatacaaaaattacacgaatttataattaaattcatttatttcagTGAAGTTAAACCAAACCCGACATATCCTCTCGGTTTTGGttctctattttatattttaccagAAATTACTGTTGAATTTGCTCTTggcaatataaataacattgacATGACAGAAATTGACCGTATGAACTTAAACGATGAAATTTATGCCACTAAAATACGCGATGCTCCCGAAAATTTGAGTAGAATACTGTTGCAATCGAAAGGTCTCCAAAATTCATTAAGAGTTGGTCTTAAAGCCTTAGCGGTTCTAGGTCTTGTTCAATTGATTATTCAGTCCTCGTCCATTACGAGTGGAGATGGAGGTCTTATTACTTATGTTTTTTACGTTAATCGTAAAGCAACAATACTAGATACATCAGGGAAGTGGCCACGACAAGACGTCGACACGGATGTCTTAGAGAAATCTTTTTGCTTTAATTCAATGGATGATGTCACAAATTATTGGAATGAAGTCTACACAATCAGTACAAATACGACAATCAACATGTCAAAACGCGAACGATATAGATTAATTCATCCAATGCGAAATGACTACAGTGTATTGGAATTTGATAATGGTGAAAGATATGGAGATGGTCTTGGTCCGTGTGGATTTGATTCAAGTATTTTTATGGACATTCCACGTTTATGGCGCACGTATTTGGTCAGAAATCCTTTAGTGACACATAAAGCACAACTAAAGAcaaagaaaagtaaaaataaaattataataaagaaatctACTAAAATTGTACCAAAATcaagaaataaaatcaaaactcAGAAACCTGTGCGAGATAAGGTTACAGAAAAAGTCACTAAATCCAAAGTTGTCAGAACAAATAGAAAAGGAGTAGACTCGCAAGCTGTGTGGTCCGAATTTGAGGATAAGATAATAATGATGTGCAAAGCTGCTATTACGATAATGAGCCCAGTTTCACAGCCGGGATGCTTAAGAATTAGAAACACTGTGGCTAAGGATTTGCTAGGCATTTACGATCCCAAAAAGACAGCAGCTACTTGCCATAAAAGAGCTTTGACCCTCGAGTCTAATTCGATACTCACCCACGAAAAAGATTGCATCATTAATGAATTGAGAAGTCAtcgtaatttaataaagaagtaTGAAGGACTTTTGAAAGTGCTAAGAGTTCGTCATCACGTCAATATATCTAGGTATATCAATGAGGCACGATTACCCATGATGGAATTGGTCTGGCTAATATCTCAGATAGAGAAAACTAAACCTTTTCTCCATCGAGTACCTCGTATAGCCCTGAGTTTAAATGATTTCAATGATAAATTCACGATTACTGCATCTTCTGCTAATCAAGCATACAATATGTACAAGACGCCGTTGACGTACGAACCGGAATTTGCAACTCTGAAGGAAGCTATTATCTTGACTGTCATGATGTCTTTAAATCATTCATTAAGTACGCATACAGGAAAGAAAATATACATGATGTACAAACCATATTCTGAAGCAACTCTTAGGAGTGCAATAGAACATCTAAGGAAGTGTGGCGCTATTGCAGCCAgagagaaaattttaaataaccattttaataaaattaattttaatgacctTGTCCAGTCATCATATAAAATCGCTGCAGCGTATAAGCGAAAATGGATCAATAGATTAGAAGGAGAGTTTGTGGACAGCTTAGCAGATATCATAGATACGAATATTCCTCAAAAAGGATTGAAAGGATCATGCGAACTTAACTGCCTGTTATGTGAATTGTGCAGCTGTGATTCTATAGATATTGTCTCCGATACCATACCAGTAGTCATGGGCTCGGCTGGTTCTGTTATACAAGAAGAGAGAATGAATGTGATTGACAtagaaacaaaatacaaatttaaatctgGTCTCGTTGGATGGAGAAACAAAAAAGGTTTTGCAGAATTTGGAGATCTTTACAAACACATTGACTATGAAAATGCCTTATACTTGTTGTCAAA AGATGTggtagtaaattttaaaaacaaacatgatCTAGATACAAGTGATGTTATAGTTTCGTGTTTGCTAGATAAAGAAGAAAAGGGTTGCACTTTTTCGGAACTACAG aaattgcTATCTATGGAGAAGTTCAAACTTAATTCGAGACttaaaaaactagaaaataaaggTTTAATCAAACGAGTAGGAATATACGAAAACCGAATCGTTCTAACGAAGTTCTCCAAACCTTATGTATTACAAATAGACTCAGACATAAGTATCATACCTACACCATGGTTCAACTTAGAAGCACAAATACAAATTGATGTGTTTTTAAAATGGGCGGGCgtcataatgaataaaatattcgaAAGTCCTGGTTGCTCTGTaacatatttaagtaatatCTTCGAATATATTTCTATTCGAAGTGTTCTAGATATTTGTATATTCTTAGAAAGATGCGAGTGTATTAAACTTCAATTTGTTGAAAGTAAAGAATGTGATTTATTTACCGATAATGATGATGTACCAGAGTTATGTGACTATACTTGTTACGATGACCCTGAATGTATCTTAGCCTCACCCGTCAGAGATAGTTTTACAAAATATGCATTTATAAGGAAAAGATgtatagaaaaatatacaaatgatgagtaa